From one Aquicella lusitana genomic stretch:
- a CDS encoding GMP reductase — protein sequence MRIEYDEKLDFRDVLIRPKRSVLKSRSEVSLEREFKFRHSKVTWSGVPIIAANMDHTGTFEMAKALAEHNLLTALDKFIPIDKWKTFIKDEPVALSHCFVSVGIGDTDFARLDDIMKITNIPYICLDVANGYTERFVSCLEHLREKYPDTVIMAGNVVTGEMVEELVLSGADIVKIGIGPGSVCTTREKTGVGYPQLSAIIECADAAHGLGGQVCADGGCVTPGDVAKAFAAGADFVMLGGMFAGHDECLGEVIEMNGRKMKRFYGMSSAEAMERHHGTVADYRASEGRSVNVPYRGPVKNTVLDILGGIRSTCTYVGAHRLKELSKRTTFIRVARQLNEVFVPYDVDKK from the coding sequence ATGCGTATCGAATACGATGAGAAACTGGATTTTCGTGATGTTCTAATTCGACCTAAACGTAGCGTGTTAAAATCGAGATCAGAAGTATCCCTTGAGCGTGAATTCAAATTCAGACACAGCAAAGTCACTTGGAGCGGCGTGCCTATTATTGCAGCGAACATGGATCATACGGGTACGTTTGAAATGGCAAAAGCGTTGGCTGAACATAATCTACTAACGGCGCTCGATAAATTCATTCCCATCGACAAATGGAAAACGTTCATCAAAGATGAGCCCGTTGCGCTTTCGCATTGTTTTGTATCCGTTGGTATTGGCGATACGGATTTTGCCAGGCTCGATGACATCATGAAAATAACTAATATTCCTTACATTTGTCTGGATGTGGCGAATGGTTATACGGAACGTTTTGTTTCCTGTCTTGAGCATTTGCGTGAAAAGTATCCTGATACTGTCATCATGGCGGGGAATGTTGTCACGGGTGAAATGGTGGAAGAACTAGTTTTATCAGGCGCCGACATTGTTAAAATTGGTATTGGACCAGGCTCGGTATGCACCACGCGCGAAAAAACCGGAGTAGGTTATCCGCAGCTTTCCGCAATCATTGAATGCGCTGATGCAGCGCATGGATTAGGCGGGCAGGTTTGCGCAGATGGTGGTTGCGTTACACCCGGCGATGTGGCAAAAGCATTTGCTGCGGGCGCGGACTTTGTGATGCTGGGCGGCATGTTTGCCGGGCATGATGAGTGTCTGGGTGAAGTGATCGAAATGAATGGCAGAAAAATGAAGCGTTTTTATGGCATGAGTTCTGCTGAAGCCATGGAGCGCCATCATGGAACCGTAGCTGATTATCGCGCAAGCGAAGGCCGCTCTGTGAATGTGCCTTATCGCGGGCCGGTTAAAAATACGGTTTTGGATATTCTGGGCGGCATACGTTCAACTTGCACATATGTAGGTGCACACCGTTTAAAAGAACTTTCCAAGCGCACAACGTTTATACGGGTTGCTCGACAATTGAACGAAGTTTTTGTTCCTTACGATGTAGACAAAAAATAA
- a CDS encoding outer membrane protein, whose translation MLKKFLLASAILAATSTAAFADGPYVGASLGAEAGSFNLKDDSGSSVDFGGRGAVGSIFGGYGATVNQNIYLGGEVFANLTSTSADIKVDSDNVKDSIKNKYGYGISFIPGVMLSDHTMVYGRAGLVRSRFEVKESAPVSSSQSKTLTGGQLGIGIQTSLTQNVDLRGEYDYTSYRSANFSGNKLSPATDQFNLGLIYKFD comes from the coding sequence ATGTTGAAAAAGTTTCTACTTGCAAGTGCTATTCTAGCCGCAACATCCACCGCTGCTTTTGCTGACGGCCCTTATGTGGGTGCGAGCCTTGGCGCTGAAGCGGGTTCCTTCAATTTAAAAGATGACAGTGGCAGCAGCGTTGATTTCGGTGGCCGTGGTGCTGTTGGCAGCATTTTTGGCGGTTATGGCGCAACTGTTAACCAGAACATTTATCTGGGCGGTGAAGTATTTGCAAACCTGACCTCTACTTCAGCAGACATCAAAGTTGACTCAGACAACGTCAAAGACAGCATTAAAAACAAGTATGGTTATGGTATCAGCTTCATCCCAGGCGTGATGTTAAGCGATCATACCATGGTGTATGGCCGTGCCGGTCTCGTCCGTTCACGCTTTGAAGTGAAAGAGTCCGCTCCGGTCTCCAGTTCACAAAGCAAAACCTTAACAGGTGGACAATTAGGCATCGGTATCCAAACCAGCTTGACGCAGAACGTTGATCTGCGCGGTGAATATGACTACACCAGTTATCGTTCCGCCAACTTTAGCGGTAACAAACTGTCACCTGCTACTGACCAGTTCAACCTGGGCCTTATTTACAAGTTTGACTAA
- the gmhB gene encoding D-glycero-beta-D-manno-heptose 1,7-bisphosphate 7-phosphatase encodes MSYVILDRDGVINYDSEEYIKTPDEWIPIPGSLSAIAQLNRAGFKVVVATNQSGVARGYYDIDILDDIHEKFLRELAAHGGYVEEIFFCPHHPDEQCPCRKPKPGLLYQIQEKYLVNLTETFFIGDSFVDVQAAHSAGCKPLLVLTGKGEQSLEKYPELLAVPHFSNLASAVEYVIARQKP; translated from the coding sequence ATGTCTTATGTCATCCTCGATCGTGATGGGGTCATTAATTACGATTCAGAAGAATATATCAAAACACCCGATGAATGGATCCCTATTCCCGGGAGCCTGAGCGCTATTGCGCAATTGAACCGGGCAGGCTTCAAGGTGGTGGTCGCCACTAACCAGTCTGGCGTGGCGCGCGGTTATTATGATATTGATATCCTTGATGATATTCATGAAAAATTCCTGCGCGAACTGGCGGCGCATGGCGGTTATGTAGAGGAAATTTTTTTCTGCCCGCACCATCCCGATGAGCAATGCCCCTGCCGCAAACCGAAACCTGGCCTCTTGTATCAGATTCAGGAAAAATATCTGGTGAACTTGACCGAAACATTTTTCATTGGCGATTCCTTTGTAGATGTGCAGGCGGCGCATTCCGCTGGTTGCAAGCCTCTGCTGGTGTTAACGGGCAAGGGTGAACAATCACTTGAAAAATACCCAGAGCTATTAGCAGTACCGCATTTTTCCAATCTGGCGAGTGCTGTAGAATATGTCATAGCAAGGCAAAAACCATGA
- a CDS encoding lysophospholipid acyltransferase family protein, giving the protein MTEKKRSTFNLFIRSLIFSIYSVSTIMLYSFVCVLSLPFPLRYRHGLIRNYLRLYIYVLKKICHIDYQVEGLEHIPKDRNGIILSKHQSTWETFFLPIIFHDPAIILKRELLWLPFFGWGLAASDPIAINRSSKSNAMQQIIAKGKKCLDEGRWILVFPEGTRVPPGVVGNYKLGGARLAAATGYPVIPVAHNAGKFWPRRKFIKQPGTVRVVIGPLIESKGRTAEEILKLAKQWIEETVMRIG; this is encoded by the coding sequence ATGACTGAAAAAAAACGGTCTACATTCAATTTATTTATCCGTTCCCTGATTTTTTCCATTTACTCTGTCAGCACAATCATGCTGTACAGTTTCGTCTGCGTCTTGTCGCTGCCTTTTCCGTTGCGTTATCGCCATGGACTAATACGCAATTATTTGCGTTTATATATCTATGTGCTTAAAAAAATCTGTCATATTGATTATCAGGTAGAGGGGCTTGAGCATATTCCCAAAGACCGTAATGGCATTATTCTCAGCAAGCACCAGTCGACTTGGGAAACCTTTTTCTTGCCGATTATTTTTCATGATCCTGCCATCATTTTGAAACGTGAACTATTGTGGCTTCCCTTTTTTGGTTGGGGCCTTGCCGCTTCGGACCCTATCGCAATTAATCGCAGCAGCAAATCCAATGCCATGCAGCAAATTATAGCGAAAGGAAAAAAATGTCTGGATGAAGGGCGATGGATTCTGGTTTTTCCTGAAGGTACGCGCGTTCCTCCAGGCGTAGTAGGCAATTATAAATTGGGCGGCGCGCGGCTTGCTGCAGCCACCGGTTATCCGGTTATTCCCGTTGCGCATAACGCAGGCAAATTCTGGCCGCGTCGAAAATTTATCAAGCAGCCTGGCACAGTGCGTGTGGTGATTGGGCCATTGATTGAAAGCAAAGGCCGTACGGCCGAAGAGATTCTAAAGCTGGCAAAGCAGTGGATCGAAGAGACGGTGATGCGGATTGGTTGA
- a CDS encoding RsiV family protein, giving the protein MQSAKSIMLLVFISLFACVAPAFADEDSGIVHETIYPVYDEVDLIPTVRIDYAKPRIVVRSTYPRLTSIGANEHVELFNQLVSDLIKEETAEFKNRVAEKQGLQKNLAKSDIKNELTIDFDTSVVNTHDKPIMSVRFNIHGYVAGTTRPYHYHRVLNFDLDNGQKIELADLFKIDEDYLTFLSDYSRKVLSKKLRNKEMIRNGTQPIPENFKRWNVNPTGLLITFDEYQVAPYVYGTQTVLIPYVALKQFIMPDSPIGLCLKQRKKCLRNHLLTGGFMNEA; this is encoded by the coding sequence ATGCAAAGCGCTAAATCGATTATGCTTCTTGTCTTTATCTCTCTTTTCGCCTGCGTTGCACCCGCGTTTGCCGATGAAGATTCAGGCATCGTACATGAAACCATTTACCCTGTGTACGATGAAGTCGATCTCATCCCCACCGTTCGAATTGATTATGCCAAACCCCGGATTGTCGTCAGATCTACTTATCCTCGTCTTACCAGTATAGGCGCCAATGAACATGTTGAGTTGTTTAATCAACTGGTCAGCGACCTGATAAAAGAGGAAACAGCTGAGTTTAAAAATCGGGTGGCTGAAAAACAGGGCTTGCAAAAAAACCTTGCTAAATCCGATATCAAAAACGAATTGACCATTGATTTTGATACTTCTGTTGTCAATACCCATGATAAACCCATTATGAGCGTCCGTTTTAATATACACGGCTATGTTGCAGGCACAACGCGCCCCTATCATTATCATCGTGTATTGAATTTTGATCTTGATAATGGCCAGAAAATAGAATTGGCTGATTTATTTAAAATAGACGAAGATTATCTGACGTTTTTATCTGATTATTCGCGTAAAGTGCTGAGCAAAAAACTGCGAAACAAGGAAATGATCCGGAACGGTACACAGCCCATTCCGGAAAATTTCAAACGCTGGAATGTTAATCCCACTGGATTATTAATCACCTTTGATGAATATCAGGTCGCCCCTTACGTATACGGCACACAAACCGTATTAATTCCTTATGTAGCATTGAAGCAATTCATTATGCCTGATTCGCCTATTGGCCTTTGTCTCAAGCAGCGGAAAAAATGCCTGCGAAATCATTTATTGACAGGTGGATTTATGAATGAGGCTTAG
- a CDS encoding IS4 family transposase — protein sequence MKDTVFQRLLKPVTKKLMKECIERFRSDHRYESFNTFEHLKTMIYAHINEIKSLRTLEVAINSQKIGIKTQVKRSTLSDANRKRPAESFFWILEQLMSLLPRKKHKEIKKVIRILDSSPIQLRGQGYDEWSKQYATRHIQGLKLHVEYDLGLDLPLRMKLSHPNCNDATMGQKWPILKNTLYVFDKGYYDYNWWWSINKRQAYFVTRLKKNAAIVIESRQKNTREPILQDCLFRISNKVPRGGKRMEYSETLRYISVKREGKTPLILVTNLKDLPAENIAKLYKARWEIELFFKWIKQNLRLKKFLGRSSNAVKIQIATALIAFILIQIFKNVSNEKRSLHLVLVWIRHNLHVAEYRNRQYKPPIYLISRRPVYL from the coding sequence ATGAAAGATACCGTTTTTCAACGATTATTAAAACCCGTTACAAAAAAATTAATGAAGGAATGTATAGAACGCTTTCGATCTGATCATCGTTATGAATCATTTAATACATTTGAACATTTAAAAACGATGATTTATGCACATATTAATGAAATTAAAAGCTTACGCACGTTAGAGGTTGCGATAAACAGTCAAAAAATTGGTATAAAAACGCAAGTAAAACGCTCGACCTTAAGTGATGCCAATCGAAAACGACCAGCCGAAAGTTTCTTTTGGATATTAGAACAGCTTATGTCTTTGTTACCCAGGAAAAAACATAAAGAAATAAAAAAAGTAATCAGGATATTAGATAGTAGCCCGATACAGCTAAGAGGCCAAGGGTACGATGAGTGGTCAAAGCAATATGCGACTCGGCATATACAAGGATTAAAACTACATGTTGAATATGATTTAGGATTAGATTTGCCCTTAAGGATGAAGTTGAGTCATCCAAATTGTAATGATGCGACGATGGGACAAAAATGGCCAATCCTTAAAAACACCCTTTATGTGTTTGATAAAGGTTACTACGATTACAATTGGTGGTGGAGCATCAACAAAAGGCAGGCTTATTTTGTGACTCGATTAAAGAAGAATGCGGCCATTGTTATAGAAAGCCGGCAAAAAAATACTCGCGAACCCATCTTACAAGATTGTCTTTTTAGAATTTCAAATAAAGTTCCACGTGGTGGAAAACGCATGGAATATAGCGAGACGCTGAGATATATAAGTGTAAAAAGAGAAGGAAAAACTCCTCTTATTTTGGTAACTAACTTGAAAGATTTACCAGCAGAAAATATTGCTAAGCTTTATAAAGCCCGATGGGAAATAGAGCTATTTTTTAAATGGATCAAGCAAAATCTTCGACTTAAAAAATTTCTGGGCCGATCTTCTAATGCGGTTAAAATTCAAATAGCAACAGCCTTGATTGCTTTTATATTGATACAAATATTTAAAAATGTTTCAAATGAGAAACGTTCATTACATCTCGTTTTAGTCTGGATCAGACATAATTTGCATGTTGCAGAATATCGCAATAGACAATACAAGCCTCCTATTTATTTAATTTCAAGGAGACCTGTTTATTTATGA
- a CDS encoding glycosyltransferase family 4 protein — protein sequence MKLAFCLFKYFPYGGLQRDFLRIARVLKERGHEIHVYTMRWEGEPEPGFKLHVLQASGLQNHTRSRSFVQKAQAALQTEAFDRVIGFNKMPSLDFYYAADVCYQSRVREQRSFFYRLLPRYREWTAQEEAVFAPGNKTTILLISPLQQKEYMRYYHTEPERFHLLPPGIAKDRIAPPNAAAIRETVRNTYAISPDHFLLLMVGSGFKTKGLDRALRGIAALPPAIKARCHLFVIGQDNPDTFLKLADQLQIKDRLRFLGGRKDVPDFLLAADVLLHPAYHENTGTVLLEATVAGLPVLTVDVCGYASYVRNADAGVVLPSPFQQEAWNEALQKMLLSSEDRKAWRQNGLVFARQADIYSLPEKAADLIECGRAKT from the coding sequence ATGAAGTTAGCCTTTTGCCTTTTTAAATACTTTCCCTATGGCGGATTGCAACGCGATTTTTTGCGTATTGCCCGCGTCTTGAAAGAGCGGGGCCATGAGATCCACGTTTATACCATGCGCTGGGAAGGTGAGCCAGAACCCGGGTTCAAACTGCATGTGCTGCAGGCAAGTGGCTTGCAAAATCATACACGCTCCCGTTCTTTTGTGCAGAAAGCCCAAGCCGCGCTTCAAACAGAAGCGTTCGATCGGGTCATTGGCTTTAACAAGATGCCATCGCTTGATTTTTATTATGCGGCTGATGTTTGTTATCAGTCACGCGTACGCGAACAGCGCAGTTTTTTTTACCGGCTGCTGCCACGCTATCGTGAATGGACTGCGCAGGAAGAGGCGGTGTTCGCACCAGGTAACAAAACGACAATATTGTTGATTTCGCCTTTGCAGCAAAAAGAATACATGCGCTATTACCACACTGAACCGGAACGCTTTCATCTTTTGCCGCCTGGCATTGCGAAAGATCGCATTGCTCCACCAAACGCCGCCGCTATTCGTGAAACAGTACGCAACACTTATGCAATTTCCCCTGATCATTTTTTGCTGCTGATGGTGGGCTCAGGCTTTAAAACCAAAGGACTGGATCGCGCCCTCCGGGGCATTGCCGCCTTGCCGCCCGCCATCAAAGCGCGCTGCCACCTGTTTGTCATCGGACAGGATAATCCGGATACTTTTCTGAAGCTTGCAGACCAGCTGCAGATTAAAGACCGCCTGCGTTTTCTGGGGGGACGCAAGGATGTGCCTGATTTCCTGCTGGCGGCGGATGTTCTGCTTCACCCCGCTTACCATGAAAATACGGGCACTGTGTTGCTAGAGGCAACAGTAGCAGGTTTGCCGGTCTTGACCGTGGATGTGTGCGGTTACGCGTCTTATGTGCGGAATGCCGATGCCGGCGTTGTTCTACCTTCTCCTTTTCAGCAGGAAGCGTGGAATGAAGCCTTGCAAAAAATGTTATTATCATCAGAAGACAGAAAAGCATGGCGGCAAAATGGCTTGGTCTTTGCACGGCAGGCGGATATTTATTCGCTACCTGAAAAAGCCGCCGATCTGATTGAGTGTGGCAGGGCTAAAACGTGA
- the rfaP gene encoding lipopolysaccharide core heptose(I) kinase RfaP: protein MNFYLHDRLKKYFPVPGAEFDQIMTLAGERFRHQEGRLTQRIMLGGKSYFIKQHRGVGWKEIVKNLLQLRLPVLSAKNEWASLNRLQALGIAVPPVVAFGKRGLNPARLKSFILMEELAPVVSLETLCKNWRSVPPPFAFKRMLVEEVARIARILHQNGINHRDFYICHFLLDTYHGLVDLTAKKLKLYLIDLHRAQMRRSIPERWVIKDLAGLYFSSKDCGLTQRDLYRFMRVYQDRPLREIIQSEKTFWQKVKKRGEQLYRDHTG from the coding sequence GTGAACTTCTATCTGCACGACAGGTTAAAAAAATATTTTCCAGTGCCAGGCGCTGAGTTTGACCAGATCATGACCCTGGCAGGTGAACGCTTCCGGCACCAGGAGGGCAGGTTGACGCAGCGTATCATGCTGGGTGGAAAAAGCTATTTTATCAAGCAGCACCGGGGGGTGGGCTGGAAAGAAATCGTCAAGAACCTGCTGCAATTACGCTTGCCCGTGCTGAGTGCCAAAAATGAATGGGCTTCGCTCAATCGGCTGCAAGCGCTTGGAATCGCTGTGCCGCCTGTGGTCGCGTTTGGCAAGCGTGGATTGAATCCTGCCCGACTAAAATCCTTTATTCTGATGGAAGAGCTGGCTCCTGTAGTGAGTCTCGAAACCCTCTGCAAAAACTGGCGCAGCGTGCCGCCGCCTTTTGCATTTAAGCGTATGCTTGTCGAAGAAGTCGCCCGTATTGCGCGTATTTTGCATCAGAATGGCATTAACCATCGTGATTTTTATATCTGTCATTTTTTATTGGACACTTATCATGGTTTGGTTGATCTCACCGCGAAAAAACTCAAACTCTATCTTATAGACCTGCATCGTGCGCAAATGCGCCGTTCTATCCCTGAGCGATGGGTTATCAAGGATTTGGCGGGATTATATTTTTCAAGTAAAGACTGTGGACTGACACAACGGGATTTGTATCGTTTCATGCGGGTATATCAAGATCGGCCTTTGCGTGAAATAATTCAATCGGAAAAAACTTTTTGGCAGAAGGTGAAAAAGCGTGGGGAACAATTATACCGTGACCATACCGGGTGA
- a CDS encoding lipopolysaccharide kinase InaA family protein has translation MGNNYTVTIPGEDVRETNTLTWKDLHAAHFAFDSPFEIPLIDDQVFSADEIIRIIPGKRLVAFGTWQEKPVVAKLFFDKKHAKRHMEEDLAGVERLRENKIPTPPIYYYGICKDKRIYILLFKRIFDAKSLHDIWLKKKNPERLLPALKGVTVELATQHVLGILQNDLHLKNFLLTRKKIYTLDGAQIELFPVLLSKKTSMHNFALFLSQLGVGTEELQMKLFNHYASSRGWLLKPEDTTELFMMIKKWNHERWLRYQKKIFRESSEFACMETWSKWGVYDRNYAKPEFERFLHDPEMAFHHATAVVLKAGRSSTVIKVTLDQQELVIKRYNLKNFWHRLRRCLRTTRAATSWRLAQKMKLFGIPTAKPVAFIEKKYFGLRGKSYYVMEYVPGEHGGSYFMRHRGEEEKVNEMVARIAKLLKNLAKLEVTHGDLKITNVLIDDQENPRLIDLDGAAEHAALSSLRAGWRKEIKRFLENFQDDPALQEKFKHALGGEKAG, from the coding sequence GTGGGGAACAATTATACCGTGACCATACCGGGTGAGGACGTGCGTGAAACAAACACGCTGACATGGAAGGACCTGCATGCAGCGCATTTTGCATTCGATTCACCTTTTGAAATTCCCCTGATTGATGATCAGGTGTTTTCAGCCGATGAAATTATCCGCATCATACCCGGAAAGCGGCTGGTGGCTTTTGGCACCTGGCAGGAAAAGCCGGTGGTGGCGAAACTCTTTTTTGATAAAAAGCATGCCAAGCGCCATATGGAAGAAGACCTGGCCGGGGTTGAAAGACTGCGCGAGAATAAAATTCCAACGCCGCCTATTTATTATTATGGCATCTGCAAAGATAAACGCATTTACATTTTACTGTTCAAACGTATTTTTGACGCAAAAAGTTTGCACGATATCTGGTTGAAAAAGAAAAATCCTGAGCGCTTGCTGCCGGCCTTGAAGGGCGTGACCGTTGAGTTGGCGACCCAGCATGTGCTGGGTATTTTGCAGAATGATTTGCATTTGAAAAATTTTCTACTGACCAGAAAAAAAATTTATACGCTGGACGGCGCGCAAATTGAACTTTTTCCTGTCTTATTATCTAAGAAAACAAGCATGCATAATTTCGCGCTGTTTCTTTCCCAGTTGGGGGTGGGAACAGAAGAGCTGCAGATGAAATTATTTAATCATTATGCGTCATCACGCGGATGGCTGCTAAAACCGGAAGACACAACAGAACTTTTTATGATGATTAAAAAATGGAATCATGAGCGGTGGCTCCGGTATCAAAAGAAAATTTTTAGAGAAAGTTCCGAATTTGCTTGTATGGAAACGTGGAGCAAATGGGGGGTGTATGACCGAAATTATGCTAAACCTGAGTTTGAACGTTTTCTTCATGATCCCGAAATGGCTTTTCATCATGCTACAGCCGTTGTATTAAAAGCTGGCCGTTCATCGACCGTCATCAAGGTAACATTGGATCAGCAGGAGCTGGTGATCAAACGTTATAATCTGAAAAATTTCTGGCATCGTTTGCGCCGCTGTTTGCGTACGACACGAGCAGCGACTTCCTGGCGACTGGCACAGAAAATGAAACTATTCGGGATCCCGACGGCAAAACCCGTGGCCTTTATCGAGAAAAAATATTTTGGATTACGCGGCAAATCGTATTATGTAATGGAATATGTTCCCGGTGAGCATGGCGGTAGTTATTTCATGCGCCATCGCGGCGAGGAAGAAAAAGTAAATGAAATGGTGGCACGAATCGCCAAGTTGCTAAAAAATCTTGCCAAGCTGGAAGTCACGCATGGCGATTTGAAAATCACCAATGTGCTGATTGACGATCAGGAAAATCCCAGATTGATTGACTTAGATGGTGCGGCCGAGCATGCTGCTTTATCCAGTCTGCGCGCAGGATGGCGCAAAGAGATCAAACGATTTCTGGAAAATTTCCAGGATGATCCCGCACTGCAGGAGAAGTTCAAACACGCGCTTGGTGGTGAAAAGGCAGGGTGA
- a CDS encoding NAD-dependent succinate-semialdehyde dehydrogenase: protein MQGIHNARLFKEACYINGQWMQSDSGRTIPVRNPFNGDVLGHIPECGREETQRAIEAANTAWHPWRNLSAKERSDLLWAWAHLIDQNKEDLARIMTQEQGKPLEESRGEIDYANGFIKWFAEEGRRVYGDVIPSNKRNQHLVVIKQPVGVVAAITPWNFPAAMITRKIAPALAVGCTVVVKPDEETPYSAFALAVLAEQAGIPAGVLNVITGIPELIGAEFTANLLVRKLSFTGSTAVGRLLMKQCAPTIKKITLELGGNAPFIVFDDADLDAAVEGAIASKFRNTGQTCVCANRILVQDSVYAEFAKKLVHAVRQLKVGNGLEPGIQQGPLINESAFEKVKLHIDDAVAKGAQVVCGGKPHPLGGLFFEPTVLTGANTSMRLAKEETFGPVAPLFRFHTEEEAILLSNDTEFGLASYFYSKHIDRIWRVAEALEYGMVGINAGIVSTEVAPFGGVKQSGIGREGSKYGIDPYVEIKYLCMQG from the coding sequence ATGCAGGGAATACATAACGCCAGACTGTTTAAGGAAGCTTGTTATATTAACGGTCAATGGATGCAGTCGGATTCCGGCAGAACGATTCCCGTTAGAAATCCCTTTAATGGCGATGTGCTAGGACATATCCCTGAATGTGGACGAGAAGAAACCCAGCGTGCGATTGAGGCAGCGAATACAGCGTGGCATCCGTGGCGTAATTTGTCTGCCAAGGAACGCTCTGACCTGCTGTGGGCATGGGCACATTTGATCGATCAAAATAAGGAAGACCTTGCCCGTATCATGACGCAGGAGCAGGGCAAGCCGCTGGAAGAATCCCGTGGCGAAATTGATTATGCGAATGGTTTTATCAAATGGTTTGCTGAAGAAGGTCGCCGCGTATATGGCGATGTTATCCCCTCAAATAAACGGAATCAGCATCTCGTTGTCATTAAGCAGCCTGTAGGTGTGGTTGCAGCCATTACTCCTTGGAACTTTCCTGCTGCCATGATTACCCGAAAAATCGCGCCCGCGCTCGCCGTGGGATGCACCGTGGTGGTAAAGCCGGATGAAGAAACGCCTTACAGCGCGTTTGCGCTTGCTGTTTTAGCTGAGCAGGCAGGCATACCGGCTGGCGTATTGAATGTGATAACCGGCATTCCGGAATTGATTGGCGCAGAATTTACCGCCAACCTGCTTGTGCGTAAACTTTCGTTTACAGGATCTACGGCAGTGGGCCGGTTGTTGATGAAACAATGCGCTCCTACCATCAAGAAGATTACACTGGAATTGGGCGGCAATGCGCCTTTCATTGTATTTGATGATGCTGATCTTGATGCGGCTGTGGAAGGCGCAATCGCATCCAAATTTCGCAACACAGGCCAAACGTGTGTGTGTGCCAATCGCATATTGGTGCAGGATTCCGTGTATGCTGAATTTGCCAAGAAATTAGTGCACGCCGTCCGCCAGTTGAAAGTAGGCAATGGCCTTGAACCAGGTATTCAGCAGGGGCCACTCATTAATGAGTCTGCGTTTGAAAAAGTTAAATTACATATTGATGACGCAGTCGCAAAAGGTGCACAAGTTGTGTGCGGCGGCAAACCGCATCCACTCGGCGGCCTGTTTTTTGAGCCCACCGTGTTAACCGGCGCAAATACTTCCATGCGTCTCGCAAAAGAAGAAACCTTTGGTCCTGTTGCTCCTTTGTTCCGTTTTCATACGGAAGAGGAAGCTATCCTGCTGTCAAACGATACTGAATTTGGTCTTGCCTCGTATTTTTATAGCAAGCATATCGACCGCATCTGGCGAGTGGCGGAAGCGCTGGAATATGGCATGGTTGGAATTAATGCGGGGATTGTGTCAACAGAAGTGGCGCCCTTTGGCGGCGTCAAGCAGTCCGGCATTGGGCGCGAAGGGTCTAAATATGGTATTGATCCTTATGTGGAGATCAAGTATCTCTGCATGCAGGGTTGA
- a CDS encoding Mut7-C RNAse domain-containing protein, whose product MRSGTAHFRFYEELNDFLPPEKRKKSFPHVFPLTASIKDVIESLGVPHAEIDLILVNGKSVDFSYPLSDGDHVSVYPVFESLDITSITRLHPGPLRKPCFILDVHLGKLARYLRLLGFDTLYDTHYKDSEIVDLAQREHRIILTRDIGILKNKQVTHGYWLRETQPKKQVVEIIRRFDLVRQCKPFTRCLECNGKIIPLSQENNIIQPVPPGVKEMQDQFFQCESCLRLYWQGTHYSKLKTFVDTLLDKNK is encoded by the coding sequence ATGCGTTCAGGAACCGCTCATTTTCGTTTTTATGAAGAATTAAATGATTTTCTTCCGCCCGAAAAGCGCAAAAAATCCTTCCCGCATGTTTTTCCGTTAACTGCCTCCATTAAAGATGTGATTGAGTCATTAGGCGTTCCGCATGCGGAAATCGACTTGATATTGGTAAATGGAAAATCAGTCGATTTTTCTTATCCATTGTCGGACGGTGACCATGTTTCTGTTTACCCAGTATTTGAATCACTTGATATTACCTCCATCACCCGGCTTCATCCTGGCCCCTTGCGCAAGCCCTGTTTCATCCTGGACGTTCATCTGGGAAAATTGGCGCGTTATTTACGTTTGTTGGGTTTTGATACGCTATATGATACCCATTACAAAGACAGTGAAATTGTTGATCTGGCACAGCGTGAACATCGCATCATTCTCACGCGTGATATTGGCATACTCAAAAATAAACAGGTAACCCATGGTTATTGGCTACGTGAAACACAGCCCAAGAAGCAAGTAGTGGAAATTATAAGGCGATTTGATCTAGTGCGTCAGTGTAAACCTTTTACACGCTGCCTGGAATGTAACGGGAAGATTATTCCTTTAAGTCAAGAAAATAATATAATACAACCTGTGCCGCCCGGCGTAAAAGAAATGCAAGACCAATTCTTTCAATGTGAATCCTGCCTACGGTTATATTGGCAGGGAACACATTACAGCAAGTTGAAAACATTTGTAGATACGTTATTAGATAAAAATAAATAA